In Streptomyces nodosus, one DNA window encodes the following:
- a CDS encoding LamG-like jellyroll fold domain-containing protein, which yields MTLALLAGTELTASIGGREKAVSTAEAPRRQPDSAAGRGQASPTDGTDAPGEGGPAGPGAGRLGGVDGGDEIGAHEGTYVTTATDATLSTVGPELAVTRTYNSLDPRTWSAFGTGWSTRWDMRLRAEPATGTVLVTLADGARVRFTENTDGTYSDPSGDGSLTLARESADWVLRERSGAIYRFLPDGELTRITDAAGRGQTVTHRTPTGGPVRKVTDDLSGRSLAFDWADGHVTSVTTSAVDAATPGLTWNYAYDGDQLTRVCAPPAPTRCISYEYRDGSAYHSAVLDAGPSSYWRLGEREGAVEIGEAVSPTGPEVALHRDTRPSADPAIEGTEDPATTFDGTRSVVELPAGTLESAATPTVELWFRTRTPSGVLVSFQNTELGERPTSWRAMLNIDGAGRLRGQFHLVDRPFRATPIVSAEAVTDGRWHHAVLTSGGDTQSLYLDGAKVGSLDGVLDEQARAHVYLGAGHGSSGWMSLARGEYYFKGQLDEVAFYDHALDAATVTEHYAARTAIGQLTRITLPSGRVHSTAAYDPVDGRLTRYTDGNGDTWKAPAPAPTAPTASPSSSEGTGGHGDPAGHRPPEGRGGADATDFEPDSTATRGDPEGHAVVTGEEAPGITVPTAVCRATGPSRAEDAVFRVDASDFYARRDDEHPRYRDRRSTDPDDDRWRPTPGDPYDPAGAPRRHTGTVGISTHTTTGTCDRRGPPLTTGGRAATPPERNRGRAA from the coding sequence TTGACGCTGGCCTTGCTCGCCGGCACCGAGCTGACCGCGTCCATCGGCGGGCGCGAGAAGGCGGTCTCGACGGCGGAGGCACCGCGACGACAGCCGGACTCCGCGGCCGGTCGCGGCCAGGCCTCGCCGACGGACGGGACGGACGCCCCCGGCGAGGGAGGTCCCGCCGGGCCGGGCGCCGGTCGCCTCGGCGGCGTGGACGGCGGCGACGAGATCGGCGCCCACGAGGGCACCTATGTCACCACCGCGACCGATGCGACGCTGAGCACCGTCGGCCCGGAGCTGGCGGTCACCCGCACCTACAACTCCCTCGATCCCCGCACCTGGAGCGCGTTCGGCACCGGCTGGTCTACCCGCTGGGACATGCGGCTGCGTGCGGAGCCGGCCACCGGCACCGTGCTGGTGACCCTGGCCGACGGCGCGCGGGTGCGGTTCACCGAGAACACCGACGGCACCTACTCCGACCCGTCCGGCGACGGCTCACTCACCCTGGCCCGTGAGTCGGCCGACTGGGTGTTACGGGAACGCTCCGGTGCCATCTACCGCTTCCTCCCCGACGGTGAGCTGACCCGGATCACGGATGCCGCGGGCCGCGGCCAGACCGTCACGCACCGGACCCCGACCGGCGGTCCGGTGCGCAAGGTGACCGACGACCTGTCGGGCCGTTCGCTGGCGTTCGACTGGGCCGACGGCCATGTCACCTCGGTGACCACCAGCGCCGTCGACGCCGCCACGCCCGGCCTGACCTGGAACTACGCCTATGACGGCGATCAGCTGACCCGGGTGTGCGCGCCGCCGGCGCCCACCCGGTGCATCAGCTACGAGTACCGCGACGGATCGGCCTACCACAGCGCCGTTCTGGACGCCGGACCCTCCTCCTACTGGCGTCTGGGTGAGCGCGAGGGGGCCGTCGAGATCGGCGAGGCGGTCTCGCCCACGGGCCCCGAGGTGGCCCTCCACCGGGACACCCGGCCGAGCGCGGACCCGGCGATCGAGGGCACCGAGGACCCCGCCACCACCTTCGACGGAACCCGCTCGGTGGTCGAACTTCCCGCCGGCACACTGGAGTCCGCCGCCACCCCGACGGTCGAGCTGTGGTTCAGGACACGCACCCCGTCCGGCGTCCTGGTGAGCTTCCAGAACACCGAGCTGGGTGAACGGCCCACCTCCTGGCGGGCGATGCTGAACATCGACGGGGCGGGCAGGCTGCGCGGCCAGTTCCACCTCGTCGATCGTCCCTTCCGGGCGACCCCCATCGTGTCGGCCGAGGCCGTGACGGACGGCCGATGGCACCATGCGGTGCTGACGTCCGGTGGGGACACCCAGAGCCTCTATCTGGACGGTGCGAAGGTCGGCTCCCTGGACGGAGTCCTCGACGAGCAGGCGCGCGCCCATGTCTATCTCGGCGCCGGCCACGGAAGTTCCGGCTGGATGAGTCTGGCGAGGGGCGAGTACTACTTCAAGGGCCAGCTGGACGAGGTGGCCTTCTACGACCACGCCCTGGACGCCGCCACCGTCACCGAGCACTACGCGGCCCGCACGGCCATCGGGCAGTTGACCAGGATCACCCTGCCCTCCGGCCGGGTGCACTCCACCGCCGCCTATGACCCGGTCGACGGGCGGCTCACCCGGTACACCGACGGCAATGGTGACACCTGGAAGGCACCGGCGCCCGCCCCCACCGCCCCCACCGCCTCCCCGTCCTCCTCCGAGGGCACCGGCGGGCACGGTGACCCGGCCGGCCACCGTCCCCCGGAGGGGCGCGGCGGGGCCGATGCCACCGACTTCGAACCGGACTCCACCGCGACTCGCGGTGACCCCGAGGGGCATGCCGTCGTGACCGGCGAGGAGGCACCCGGCATCACCGTGCCGACCGCCGTCTGCCGGGCCACGGGGCCGTCCCGGGCGGAGGACGCCGTCTTCCGTGTGGACGCGAGTGATTTCTACGCCCGACGCGACGACGAGCATCCGAGGTATCGCGACCGGCGTTCGACCGACCCCGACGACGACCGTTGGCGCCCGACTCCCGGTGACCCGTACGACCCGGCGGGTGCCCCCAGGCGGCACACCGGCACCGTCGGCATCAGTACGCACACCACCACCGGCACCTGTGACCGGCGGGGCCCGCCCCTCACCACCGGCGGTCGTGCTGCGACGCCACCGGAGCGAAACCGGGGGCGTGCGGCGTAG
- the rox gene encoding rifampin monooxygenase, whose product MFDVIVVGGGPTGLMLAGELRLHGVHTVVLEKRTEPTVQARALGLHARSVEVMDQRGLLERFLALGKRVASGGFFAGIGKVWPERLDTAHSYVLAIPQNTTERLLAEHATDLGAEIRRGCELVGLSQDEDGVTCELADGTRLRSRYLVGCDGGRSTVRGLLGVGFPGEPARVETLLGEVEVTAPPETLAARVAEVRRTHVRFGAIPLGDGVYRVIVPAEGVAEDRTVPPTLEELRQQVRAFAGTDFGAHSPRWISRFGDATRLAERYRTGRVLLAGDAAHIHPPTGGQGLNLGVQDAFNLGWKLAAEVGGRAPEGLLDSYHTERHPVAAAVLDNTRAQTELLSPEPGARAVRRLVAELMDFEEVNRFLIEKITAIGVRYDFGAGHDLLGRRLRDIRLKRGRLYELMHAGRGLLLDQTGRLSVEGWADRVDHVVDVSEELDAPAVLLRPDGHVAWAGEDQRALVGQLPRWFGAAVG is encoded by the coding sequence ATGTTTGACGTGATCGTCGTCGGCGGCGGTCCGACCGGCTTGATGCTGGCAGGTGAGCTGCGGCTGCACGGCGTGCACACCGTGGTGCTGGAGAAGCGGACGGAGCCGACCGTGCAGGCCCGCGCGCTCGGCCTGCACGCACGCAGCGTCGAGGTGATGGACCAGCGCGGGCTGCTGGAACGGTTTCTCGCGCTGGGCAAGCGGGTCGCGAGCGGGGGATTCTTCGCCGGTATCGGCAAGGTCTGGCCCGAACGGCTGGACACCGCGCACTCCTATGTCCTGGCCATTCCGCAGAACACCACCGAGCGTCTGCTGGCCGAGCATGCCACCGACCTCGGTGCCGAGATCCGGCGTGGCTGCGAACTGGTCGGGCTGAGCCAGGACGAGGACGGGGTGACCTGCGAACTCGCCGACGGTACGCGGCTGCGGTCGCGCTACCTCGTGGGCTGTGACGGCGGCCGCAGCACGGTGCGGGGACTGCTCGGCGTGGGCTTCCCGGGCGAGCCCGCCCGGGTGGAGACGCTGCTGGGCGAGGTGGAGGTGACCGCGCCACCGGAGACGCTGGCCGCCCGGGTGGCCGAAGTGCGCAGGACCCATGTGCGGTTCGGCGCCATCCCCCTCGGGGACGGGGTGTATCGCGTCATCGTGCCCGCCGAGGGGGTGGCGGAGGACCGTACGGTCCCGCCGACCCTGGAGGAACTCAGGCAGCAGGTGCGGGCCTTCGCCGGGACCGACTTCGGCGCGCACTCACCACGCTGGATCTCCCGCTTCGGCGACGCCACCCGGCTGGCCGAGCGCTACCGTACCGGCCGGGTGCTGCTGGCCGGCGACGCGGCCCACATCCATCCGCCGACCGGCGGACAGGGCCTCAACCTCGGTGTCCAGGACGCGTTCAACCTCGGTTGGAAGCTGGCCGCCGAGGTGGGTGGCCGGGCCCCGGAGGGGCTGCTGGACAGCTACCACACCGAACGGCACCCGGTGGCCGCCGCCGTGCTGGACAACACCCGCGCCCAGACCGAGCTGCTCTCCCCCGAGCCGGGTGCCCGGGCGGTGCGCCGGCTGGTGGCGGAACTGATGGACTTCGAGGAGGTGAACCGGTTCCTGATCGAGAAGATCACCGCGATCGGGGTCCGTTACGACTTCGGAGCGGGGCATGACCTGCTCGGCCGGCGGCTGCGGGACATCCGGCTGAAGCGGGGACGGCTCTACGAACTGATGCATGCCGGCCGCGGACTGCTGCTCGACCAGACCGGTCGGCTCTCCGTGGAAGGCTGGGCGGACCGGGTCGACCATGTCGTCGACGTCAGCGAGGAACTGGACGCGCCCGCCGTGCTGTTGCGTCCTGACGGCCATGTGGCGTGGGCCGGTGAGGACCAGCGGGCTCTGGTCGGTCAGCTGCCCAGGTGGTTCGGCGCCGCCGTCGGCTGA
- a CDS encoding LacI family DNA-binding transcriptional regulator: MTERVAEVARFAGVSEVTVRRTLNGSPLVAAVTRERVLRALDVMGLPRPALMEEERGPLVGVVVPDLQNPVFPAFAEALAGRLNKRGLIPALCTRTADGVSEANYIEMLLAQNIGGIVFIGSSYTDAGVEQGAALKARKVPLVLVNPADENADAARISADDADAVHQSLTHLTGMGHERIGLLVGPVGHVPSARKLAAFGAFFKAGRVPPEQWMPLVGHTLFSMEAGASVAAGLLRQGATALVCGSDELALGAIRGARRQGLDVPGDVSVVGFDDSLFMGVVDPPLTTCRQPVSRMAEAAVEVLLRQIRGHRVEPGVTLFQTQLILRGSTGRPGHARK, translated from the coding sequence ATGACGGAGAGAGTTGCGGAGGTCGCCCGGTTCGCGGGTGTCAGCGAGGTGACGGTGCGGCGCACGCTCAACGGGAGCCCGCTGGTCGCCGCGGTGACGAGGGAGCGGGTGCTCAGGGCCCTGGACGTGATGGGACTGCCCCGGCCGGCCCTGATGGAGGAGGAGCGCGGCCCGCTCGTCGGAGTGGTGGTGCCGGATCTGCAGAACCCCGTGTTCCCGGCGTTCGCGGAGGCACTCGCCGGGCGGCTGAACAAACGCGGACTGATTCCCGCCCTGTGCACCCGCACGGCTGACGGTGTGTCCGAGGCGAACTACATCGAGATGCTGCTGGCGCAGAACATCGGCGGGATCGTCTTCATCGGCTCCAGCTACACCGACGCGGGGGTCGAGCAGGGGGCCGCCCTGAAGGCTCGTAAAGTGCCGTTGGTGCTGGTCAACCCGGCCGACGAGAACGCGGACGCGGCGCGGATCAGTGCGGACGACGCGGACGCGGTGCATCAGTCGCTCACCCATCTGACCGGGATGGGGCATGAGCGGATAGGACTGCTGGTCGGCCCGGTCGGGCATGTGCCCTCGGCGCGCAAACTCGCGGCCTTCGGGGCCTTCTTCAAGGCCGGGCGGGTGCCCCCGGAGCAGTGGATGCCGCTGGTCGGGCACACCTTGTTCTCCATGGAGGCGGGGGCTTCCGTGGCGGCGGGCCTGCTGCGGCAGGGAGCGACGGCCCTGGTGTGCGGAAGCGACGAACTGGCGCTGGGTGCGATCCGTGGAGCCCGGCGCCAGGGGCTGGACGTGCCCGGCGACGTCTCCGTGGTGGGCTTCGACGACTCGCTGTTCATGGGTGTGGTCGACCCCCCGCTGACCACCTGCAGACAGCCGGTGTCCCGGATGGCGGAGGCGGCCGTGGAGGTACTGCTGCGGCAGATCCGGGGGCACCGGGTGGAGCCCGGCGTGACCCTTTTCCAGACCCAGCTGATCCTGCGGGGCTCGACGGGAAGGCCAGGTCACGCCCGCAAGTAG
- a CDS encoding ABC transporter substrate-binding protein: MAVTQGRRRLIAAGVACALMGGLAACGGQSSEAGKDGVVTITVNGMPPKTQPVDRKYFEEDVKAFEKSHPKIRIDAREGQMDPQTFSAKLAGGQLEDVYYVYFTDPAGLIQRGQGADITPYVKSMAYYDDVKPEFLKVFTGPDGKIYGLPNGQYSLGLVYNRDLFKKAGLDPDKPPATWEEVRQAAKKISALGDGTVGYADYSKNNQGGWHFTSWVYSMGGDIAVRKDGRWKAAFDSEAGRNTLRMLHDMRWTDDTMGSRQLLQIDDVQKMMGAGKLGMYMAGPDNIPTIVKQFERKYEEYGVAAMPGGRATLGGGNGFMFNPKASPEKIKAGIEWVQWKYLNPDRTALEDKRASGNGVPIGLPLDRLFTGQAQAEQDAAHAMYSNVPQGNYKPFVEGNARLEQKVEPPNAQQIYTVLDGVMQAVLTKKDADPDKLLSEAAKKVDGILATVK; the protein is encoded by the coding sequence ATGGCAGTCACCCAGGGCCGTCGTCGGCTCATCGCCGCGGGCGTGGCCTGCGCTCTCATGGGGGGACTGGCCGCTTGCGGCGGCCAGTCGTCCGAGGCCGGCAAGGACGGCGTCGTCACGATCACGGTGAACGGCATGCCGCCCAAGACGCAGCCGGTGGACCGCAAGTACTTCGAGGAGGACGTGAAGGCCTTCGAGAAGTCCCACCCCAAGATCAGGATCGACGCCCGTGAAGGGCAGATGGACCCCCAGACGTTCTCCGCCAAGCTGGCCGGCGGTCAGCTCGAGGACGTGTACTACGTCTACTTCACCGATCCCGCCGGTTTGATCCAGCGCGGCCAGGGCGCCGACATCACGCCGTATGTGAAGAGCATGGCGTACTACGACGACGTCAAGCCCGAGTTCCTGAAGGTGTTCACGGGACCGGACGGCAAGATATACGGCCTGCCCAACGGCCAGTACTCGCTCGGCCTGGTCTACAACCGTGATCTGTTCAAGAAGGCGGGCCTCGACCCGGACAAGCCCCCGGCCACCTGGGAGGAGGTCCGTCAGGCGGCGAAGAAGATCAGCGCACTGGGCGACGGCACCGTCGGCTACGCCGACTACAGCAAGAACAACCAGGGCGGCTGGCACTTCACTTCCTGGGTGTACTCGATGGGCGGGGACATCGCGGTCCGGAAGGACGGCCGATGGAAGGCCGCCTTCGACAGCGAGGCGGGCCGCAACACCCTGCGGATGCTGCACGACATGCGCTGGACCGACGACACCATGGGGTCCCGGCAGCTGCTGCAGATCGATGATGTGCAGAAGATGATGGGCGCCGGCAAGCTCGGTATGTACATGGCCGGCCCGGACAACATCCCCACCATCGTCAAGCAGTTCGAGCGCAAGTACGAGGAGTACGGGGTGGCGGCCATGCCGGGCGGGCGGGCCACGCTCGGCGGCGGCAACGGCTTCATGTTCAACCCGAAGGCCTCGCCGGAGAAGATCAAGGCCGGCATCGAGTGGGTGCAGTGGAAGTACCTCAACCCCGATCGCACCGCGCTCGAGGACAAGCGGGCGTCCGGCAACGGAGTGCCCATCGGCCTTCCGCTGGACCGGCTGTTCACCGGGCAGGCGCAGGCCGAGCAGGACGCCGCCCACGCCATGTACTCCAATGTGCCGCAGGGCAACTACAAGCCCTTTGTGGAGGGTAACGCCCGGCTCGAGCAGAAGGTCGAGCCGCCGAACGCGCAGCAGATCTACACCGTGCTGGACGGCGTGATGCAGGCCGTGCTGACCAAGAAGGACGCCGACCCGGACAAGCTGCTCTCCGAGGCGGCCAAGAAGGTCGACGGCATTCTCGCGACGGTCAAGTGA
- a CDS encoding carbohydrate ABC transporter permease, with product MAAPTLTRTPTSSAEPRTAGGGDQRRRRCRIRENLTAYAFLGAGLLCFAVFSWSPIVRGLLLGFQQVSFAQPATWVGWENYRRLFDDPLFLTAWKNTGYFTLLALVFGFAAPFVTAVVLNEFRHARAYLRMTVYLPVMLPPIVTMLLWRWFYDPGPGLFNNVLKLLHLPGQQWLESENLAMLSLVLVSTWANMGTTTLIYLAALGSIPGELYEAAELDGASIRRRLWHVTIPQLRFILMITLLLQIIGTMQVFIEPYVMTGGGPDDATVTVLLLLYRYAFVYNDFGLASAMSTVLFLVLGLFAGIYLRLTRGKG from the coding sequence ATGGCGGCTCCGACCCTGACCCGGACACCGACGAGTTCCGCCGAGCCGCGTACGGCCGGCGGGGGCGACCAGCGAAGGCGTCGGTGCCGCATCCGCGAGAACCTCACCGCCTACGCCTTCCTCGGCGCGGGACTGCTGTGCTTCGCCGTGTTCTCCTGGTCCCCGATCGTCCGGGGGCTGCTGCTGGGCTTCCAGCAGGTCAGCTTCGCCCAGCCGGCCACCTGGGTCGGCTGGGAGAACTACCGGCGCCTGTTCGATGACCCGCTGTTCCTCACCGCCTGGAAGAACACCGGGTACTTCACCCTCCTCGCGTTGGTGTTCGGGTTCGCCGCCCCGTTCGTGACCGCGGTCGTCCTCAACGAGTTCCGGCACGCCCGGGCGTATCTGCGGATGACCGTCTATCTGCCGGTGATGCTGCCGCCGATCGTCACCATGCTGCTGTGGCGCTGGTTCTACGATCCGGGCCCGGGCCTGTTCAACAACGTCCTGAAGCTCCTCCATCTGCCGGGGCAGCAATGGCTGGAGTCGGAGAACCTCGCCATGCTCTCCCTGGTCCTGGTCTCCACCTGGGCCAATATGGGCACCACCACGCTGATCTATCTGGCGGCGCTCGGCTCCATCCCCGGCGAGCTGTACGAGGCGGCCGAACTGGACGGCGCGTCCATCCGCCGACGGCTGTGGCACGTCACGATCCCGCAGCTGCGGTTCATCCTGATGATCACGCTGCTGCTGCAGATCATCGGCACGATGCAGGTATTCATCGAACCGTATGTGATGACCGGCGGCGGCCCCGACGACGCCACCGTCACCGTCCTCCTGCTGCTGTACCGGTATGCGTTCGTCTACAACGACTTCGGCTTGGCCAGCGCCATGAGCACCGTGCTCTTCCTCGTCCTGGGCCTGTTCGCCGGGATCTATCTGCGTCTGACCCGCGGCAAGGGCTGA